TTGTTTATTCATTTTATATTTAATTCAATTTAGCATGTTTTACTTCACTTCAAATGAATTTTCCAACGATACTTTTTTTAAAGCTTTGTTTGGTAGGCTTACCATAATAGCTGATGTAATTATAAGAACAGCTCCCATAAGCTGATATATTCCCATCTTTTCATTTAAAAACGCTGCTCCTAGTATACAGGCAATTACAATTTCCATATTTGCAATTATGGATCCTTTTACAGCTCCTATTCTCTTCACTCCTGCAAAAAGAGCAAGCATAGCTACTGAAGTTGCAAATATTCCTATAAGAGCCGCATAGCTAAGAGCAAATATATTTATAGGATATATGAAGGTGTTACTTACTATCGCTGCAATTCCCATACCTAAAGCTGCAAATATATTGGTATAATAACTCATTTTTACTGAGTCTATTTTCTTTACTCTCGGGAGAGATAGTCCTAGTACATAAAACGCATATAGAATCCCTCCAAGAAGAGAAAAAATAATTCCTCTATAATCTATTTGAGCTTTTCCTGGAGATACTATCGATAAAATACCTACACTGCCTAATACTAAAGATAAAATTTTATTCGGCGTAAGCTTTTCTTTGAAAAAAGCAAATGAAAATAAGGTTACAAAAATAGGATAAGTAAAAAAAATAACTGCAGTAAGCGATGCAGGTATAAAGTTTAGTGAATAAAAATAACAAAAGGAAACCAAATTATACCCTATAAATCCAAATCCAAATGCTATTATACCGTCTTTGGCATTTAGCTTTAAAGGTCGTTTTAAAATATGCGAGACTAAAAAAAGAATAATGGCGGCAATAAAGAATCTTAGAAAAAGAAGAGTCGTAGTATTTAACCCATAGCTGTAAGCCATCTTTCCCAATACTCCCATTGTAGCAAATCCCATAGCCGATAGAAAAACCAAAAGTTCTCCTTTAATACCTATAGAAAAAATACCATTTTTCATTTAGTCTCATTTCTCCTTTTCGTTGTAAAATTAAATTTTTATAAGTAAAATTAATTTGCCAATCTTAAT
This is a stretch of genomic DNA from Acetoanaerobium sticklandii. It encodes these proteins:
- a CDS encoding DMT family transporter — encoded protein: MKNGIFSIGIKGELLVFLSAMGFATMGVLGKMAYSYGLNTTTLLFLRFFIAAIILFLVSHILKRPLKLNAKDGIIAFGFGFIGYNLVSFCYFYSLNFIPASLTAVIFFTYPIFVTLFSFAFFKEKLTPNKILSLVLGSVGILSIVSPGKAQIDYRGIIFSLLGGILYAFYVLGLSLPRVKKIDSVKMSYYTNIFAALGMGIAAIVSNTFIYPINIFALSYAALIGIFATSVAMLALFAGVKRIGAVKGSIIANMEIVIACILGAAFLNEKMGIYQLMGAVLIITSAIMVSLPNKALKKVSLENSFEVK